The Virgibacillus sp. MSP4-1 genome has a segment encoding these proteins:
- the hflC gene encoding protease modulator HflC: MSDENVFDMKTSKPVNFRKYMKAGISILLLIILLITILNSMMITKEGEYKVVRQFGEVVDVEGEPGLHFKIPFIQTTTTLPNKNMSYDMEEQEINTLDKKRIIIDNYAVWRITDPTRMINTAKTVVGAQSRMGEFIFSTVRTELGQMNYEEIINDEKSSRSDLNIRITERVNELLSDYGAEVKDVRIKRTDLPEANEQSVYTRMISERESTAQEYLSRGEAEKSRIMAETDRRVQEMLSKARADAEQIRAEGEQEAAQIYNEAFSKDPEFYRLYRTLESYKTTVDDQTTIIIPHDSPYARTLLGYFGE, from the coding sequence ATGAGTGATGAAAATGTTTTTGACATGAAGACGTCAAAACCTGTAAACTTCAGAAAATATATGAAGGCTGGAATTTCCATCCTCTTACTGATCATTCTGCTGATAACTATTTTAAACAGCATGATGATTACCAAAGAGGGAGAGTATAAAGTGGTCCGTCAGTTTGGAGAGGTAGTCGATGTAGAAGGTGAACCCGGACTTCACTTTAAGATTCCTTTTATTCAGACGACAACAACATTGCCAAATAAAAATATGAGCTACGATATGGAAGAGCAGGAGATCAACACGCTTGATAAAAAGCGAATAATTATTGACAACTATGCAGTTTGGCGTATCACTGATCCAACCAGAATGATTAATACTGCAAAAACTGTAGTAGGAGCCCAGTCCAGAATGGGGGAATTTATTTTCTCCACGGTTCGAACGGAATTAGGACAAATGAATTATGAAGAAATCATTAATGATGAAAAGTCATCCAGAAGTGATTTGAATATCAGAATCACGGAAAGAGTAAATGAGCTATTAAGTGATTACGGTGCGGAAGTAAAGGATGTACGAATTAAGCGTACGGATTTACCAGAAGCCAATGAACAATCCGTGTATACGAGAATGATTTCTGAAAGGGAATCAACAGCACAGGAATATTTATCAAGAGGTGAGGCGGAAAAGAGCCGTATTATGGCGGAAACTGACCGTAGAGTTCAGGAGATGCTGTCTAAGGCAAGAGCAGATGCAGAACAGATTCGGGCGGAAGGAGAACAGGAAGCCGCTCAGATTTATAATGAAGCATTTTCCAAAGATCCTGAATTTTATCGTTTATATCGCACTCTTGAATCCTACAAGACAACGGTAGATGATCAGACGACCATCATTATCCCGCACGACTCGCCATATGCAAGGACATTACTCGGTTATTTTGGGGAATAA